The segment cgagggagcaggcgctgaccaatttgcagcttggtttcgtaattagaccgttcgcgagaaacattattcgctccgcatcagtgcccctttaatgacaTATCATAATGGATCCTTACCAGCAATTTCACGTTTCGCGTTGTTTCCAATCAGGTCGACACACATTCGACACGTCCTGTGTGACACCTGGATTGCACAACAATGGCCGCGCTAGAGATACTGGACGACTCTAAACTGGAGCTGTTGTTACAGGACATAAGTCACGATGAGAGAGCTACAATGGTGAGGTTAATGTGCATCATACACTTACACCTCTGACCTGCAACACGCAATATGTTTTGTGTTAGGTCATTTTATGTGCTGTTCTCACCTCCTTTTTTAAACAATAGCGTAGTCTGttagtccttgaaccacattattgttcCATGCTGCCTCTCCGTCTCTGCTAATGCTACAACCCtagtgaagcaagtctacatttcctctGGAGATGAATCTCTGGTTTGATctgggttccttttcaatttaaactgactttttgttacaatcaaaattatttactcAATGACTAAGCGTAAGTCTAATACAAACAGCTACCTATTCTCATAACACGATGACCTTTTGAAACTTTGTCAACTCGGCTGCTTTTTTGTATACTGATATCTTTCAGGTAGCGGGTGAAGTTCGATCGAAATTAAAGCGCATAATGACTGACTTCGACTTTGTTGTCGACACCTGGCCTGAGTACAAAGCTCTAGTTATCCGCCGCCCCTCACACATACAGGTATGATAAAACGTTTCCTGTAAATGAGGTAATGGGCACAAGAGCAAGACAATGAGAATAACTTTTGATATAACCACTTTGTGTCTTTTATGGGACAATATTGTGTATTTAATGTTTTATTCCATTATGTGCGCCACGCCCTGGTATTGCTGGAGCACTGCTAAAAGGGGCGTAatagtaaactcactcactcactcactcactcactcgtgagcTTAAGACATTGCTGTAGTCCCCTTGGTAAACAATGTGATGTAGCCGATGATGATTTAGAGATTTTACGTTTCCTGACATTAAGCATATTTTGAATACGGTCCTCCTGGACATTTAGTGTTTGACCGTAGAAAGAGTAACCTGAGAGTAAGATATTACAGTTTTTGTTAATTAATGTTCATCTGAACACTTGATGCCCATCCAGGTCAATTAAAGATTTTGCGAATGCATTTTTACCTTTACACAACCATCTGATTCAGATAAAGGCTTGGTGCATGTGTGTCTATCCTACCACAGCTGACGCCAATCTTGGTCATTTAAACACTTTGTGAATTCACACATCCATCTTAATCAGATAAGGGCTCGGTGCAGGTAAGTTTATCTTAAAACAGTCGTTGACCATCCCAGCCAGTTAAAAGACAATTCAGTGCCAAGTTTCAAAACTCGCACTTGTTTTTctgtcacacacaaaaaaatgttGTTCCTCATTTTCCAGTCACAACATTCTCACGCCCTCTCCTTCCTACCACCCCCAAACCACACCCTCGCACGTGACAAGACGACATTTGAAGGTACAACTACTTCTGTGTCGATCCTGTGTTAGGATAGGATCgatttcatggaaaacaaaatCTGTTACTGGATAACAGTTCACACTGCTATACTAAAGCAAGCCGGCTGTAAATATAATTCATTGCAGGAAAGCTTACCCAGTGGCGCTATGGTATATGCTAAAGATCCTGATGCATTGAGGGAGTTGCTTCTGAGAGATGGGGTCACGGACTGGTTGAGCGAAGTCAAGTTTAGAGGTAAAGCAGTCCAACAAGAGGtcacacaacagaagaatatggATTCTGTCAAGACGTCAATGAAAAactatatgtttttatttctttctgtttttgaaattCTAATCTCTGGATTATGTAAATGAAAGCTTGTCTTTTTTTCTTCGGACTGGACTTCCAATGGAACTTTTTCTCGTAGTTTAACCAGCGCGTGCGTCGATACATATTAATTCCAAAGTATATTGCTCAGTGAGTGAAACTTTAGCAGGAACTTTAGTAATAGAAATGACTCCATTTGTTGAAGGCTGTGATTCAAGAGTGATGCCAGTTTTCTCGGCCCTTTCGGAGCATCACAACAGAAAACTCACCCGTACAATTAATGGCGTGCTTCTTAAAGTGACAGAAGATTCTCTGACACTCAGGTGAGTAAAAGCTAGTGGTGTTCCAATCAATTGAAATAATCGAACATTGGTCGAAGTGATCAAAcgaccaagcaatcgatcacattttctcttCATCGAACACAAACGATTTTTGGAAGtactgttttagtgtttgaaacacttgacgatGGTTCGTTGTCAGAGCATGAAAACGTGTTTATTTCTCAGAAAACTCACTTTgctaactgaaaagtcatggcGGAGTATTTCTTGAAGAGGTCGTGAAAACAGATTTCTCACTTATCAATCAATATCTATAATTTAACATTTAACTGCTTTTATTCTGTTcctgattacctcccttggaccTCCtttcatgtgtgtgtatgtgtcgcATTTTGCAGGCCAATACCTGACGGGTTTACAACGACAAGCCTCAAACCAGATCAATCTGACATGGTCAACTCTAATTGGAAGTTCAGTAATGAATACTCCACAGGTTACATCAGAGATATGATTGAAAAAACTCCGTCTTGTTGCCTGTACGACAACGCGGGACACGTGGTGGGCTACGCCCTCACCTACCACTACGGATTTTTGGGACTGTTGCACGTGAAAGATGATTACCGGGGGAAGGGGTACGCCAAGGTGATCGTGTCCCACTTGGCACACAAATGCCTTCAGGAACGGAAGTATGTTTCCGTGGTTGTTGAAAGCAACAACCATCTGTCGCTGAAGCTTCATACAGATGTAGGATTTGTAGAAGTGCCAGACTTTAGGCTTTGTTGGGTTGACCTCACCCCAGCGTCCAGTATTTCAACAGAGATGGAACAGTTAAATAATTAGCAAACTATTAGTGGAAATTATTATTTGATTCTGAAAATTGTCAAGAAGAGAGATGTCCCAATCAGAAAATGCCAATAAATTTATGTTATCTGACACGATTCCCTCGTATGATTTGTTGCATCCCGTTTCGCGTTTCTTTCAGATGAATaacctttgtttgtgaaacgggaTGTGAGATGTTAAACTCCTGTTTTGCGAACACGCAGTGTCACCACAAATTAACGGTGAATCTTAAACATGCTAATGATATATTCGAAATTCTTTTAATAGCTTACCGTCTTCTGCCAAATAATCTATTTCGTTTGTCGACACACCCATATCTGAAGTGGAAGGTCTACTGACAAGAGTCCCATTCGTCAAAATCGAAAGGCTGGTGTCCTCCCATTACGCAGACAGGCGGTTCGCAGATGCCCCAGAGCCACAACACTTATGGTTTAGTTAAGACTAGCTATTATTAGCTACTGTTAGTTACTGTCTGTTACCTACATATCATATAGGAACAGTCCACATAATCACACAAGAAAACCCTGAAGCTATGATATTTACTTTCAAGTTCAGTGACTGTCAATCGACAATATACCGTGGTTATAGTGACATCGTTTGTCCAAGAAAAATGTTGCATTGTGTCCAGGGTGGCATTATAGCCAGGTAGGACACTTAGAGGCCCTGTTCAGTCAGCTTGGTGATTGAATTGATGCTTTCTGTAATTAACCTTGAATGACTGGTTAATTCAAGCATCTAAGGGCTCAAGTGACTTGTTGGTATAGATGACAGGAAGAGTATTGTCACATGTGTTATCCCATCTAGGAAGACAAGACCACATTTTATAGCGTTAATTTGAGTCATTTCAGTCAACTACTTAAGCAATGTATACTACATACAGTCAGTGTAATTTGCATTAAAACCAGGGGAAAATGACTTTGATAAAAGATCTTTGTTCCCAAAAACTTTATAACCAAGGGCACTATAACCAGTATGCACTGTTTATTAAAACAGCATCGAGAAATATCTGTGCTGTCATACTTATATTATTAACCGGTAACACTACCAACTCCATGACATTATGACGTTATCATAACGTGTCATACACATACTGACCTTGACCCACCGACTCGAAATATAGCTACTCCATTAGAGATAACGCTATATAGGTCATACAGTCCAGCCGTGTCAACTGCCAGGTATGTAGTCGCACACGATTTTGTAACTTAATTGGTGTGAAGGTTGTTGTCCTAAGACATTGATAGTCAAGTGAACATTCCCGGGGACCGGTTTTATCTGATTTGCGCACCGAAAGACTGAATGGGCAGTTATTTTGAATGTTATAACTGGTTGTGTATATGTGTCACTGTATATGTAACGTAGAGGTGTTCACTTATCTCTTACGGGCCACAGAGCTGTTAACATCCTTTGTGATAAAACTTGAACATAGCACGCTTTGTGCATAATATCACGTTGTAAATCATCGTGACCTATTTTTATGCTTTCTTTCATTCTTTCTTTCAGACGAGATAATACTTGATCGTGGACTAAGGTTTTCTTCACCATCTGCAGTGAAATACGGAGATAGTACCCGGACAGCCGTCTTACGTTGTTACCTGCTACGTCAAACCGAGAATGGTGATTAGGCTCACAAGAGATCAGTTGGTGCAAGTTAAGCACAAACTGAAGACATATTCGGGGGCGCTGAAGGTAAAACTGCCATTTCGTTTCGTTGGCTTTGTACTTCAGGACACCCTTTGTGGTCTTAGGTTAGTGTGTTTGGCCGGGAGGCAAAGATTGCATTATACTAACTAAGACATGCATCAATCAATAGTTTATTTGCTTTTAAGACACAGGCCCATAGAAACGTTGTGCAGTAATATGTACAtagacaagtgagtgagtgagtttagttttacgccgcactcagcaatattacagctatatgacggcggtctgtaaataatcgagtctggaccagacaatccagtgatcaacaacatgagcatcgatctgcgcaattgggaacagatgacatgtgtcaaccaagtcagcgggtctgaccacccgatcccgttaattcgcctcttacgacaagctgagtcgccttttatggcaagcatgggttgctgaaggcctattctaccccgggaccttcacgggtacatagACAAGAACTCACACGATGTGCATAAGCGTTATGAACATAATAAAGACTTTCTTAATACAGTTGCATGATATATATAGGTTACATTATTAatcattttatcattattatacaactttttgctatatgATATTATATCTTACTGTGTTTCTGGTATGAATATCTGCCTCATATTATTAAGAGATTTACAATCTAACATCAAGAGCATTTCATCTTCTATTTTAGCATTTTTA is part of the Haliotis asinina isolate JCU_RB_2024 chromosome 6, JCU_Hal_asi_v2, whole genome shotgun sequence genome and harbors:
- the LOC137287536 gene encoding glycine N-acyltransferase-like protein 3 isoform X1 — translated: MAALEILDDSKLELLLQDISHDERATMVAGEVRSKLKRIMTDFDFVVDTWPEYKALVIRRPSHIQESLPSGAMVYAKDPDALRELLLRDGVTDWLSEVKFRGCDSRVMPVFSALSEHHNRKLTRTINGVLLKVTEDSLTLRPIPDGFTTTSLKPDQSDMVNSNWKFSNEYSTGYIRDMIEKTPSCCLYDNAGHVVGYALTYHYGFLGLLHVKDDYRGKGYAKVIVSHLAHKCLQERKYVSVVVESNNHLSLKLHTDVGFVEVPDFRLCWVDLTPASSISTEMEQLNN
- the LOC137287536 gene encoding glycine N-acyltransferase-like protein 3 isoform X2, with translation MTDFDFVVDTWPEYKALVIRRPSHIQESLPSGAMVYAKDPDALRELLLRDGVTDWLSEVKFRGCDSRVMPVFSALSEHHNRKLTRTINGVLLKVTEDSLTLRPIPDGFTTTSLKPDQSDMVNSNWKFSNEYSTGYIRDMIEKTPSCCLYDNAGHVVGYALTYHYGFLGLLHVKDDYRGKGYAKVIVSHLAHKCLQERKYVSVVVESNNHLSLKLHTDVGFVEVPDFRLCWVDLTPASSISTEMEQLNN